CCAACCAGGACCGTCCCGACCGTGGTCCGAACCGTCACCGTGACGGCAAGGGTCCGCTGCGCCCCGTCGCTCAAGGATCCGGCTTCTTCATCTCCGAAGACGGTTATGTCGTCACCAACAACCACGTTGTCGATGACGGCTCCGCCTACACGGTGGTGATGAATGACGGTACCGAACTCGAAGCCAAGCTCGTTGGCCGTGATCCGCGTACCGATCTGGCGCTGCTGAAGGTCGATGTGAACCGCAAGTTCACCTATGTGCAGTTTGCCGACGATAGCAAGATTCGCGTCGGTGACTGGGTCGTAGCCGTCGGTAACCCCTTCGGCCTCGGCGGCACGGTAACCTCGGGCATCGTTTCCGCCCGTGGCCGCGATATCGGCTCCGGCCCCTATGACGATTACCTGCAGATCGACGCCGCCGTGAACCGCGGCAACTCCGGTGGTCCCGCCTTCAATCTCAACGGTGAAGTCGTTGGCATCAACACCGCGATCTTCTCGCCATCTGGCGGCAATGTCGGTATTGCTTTCGCCATCCCGTCGTCCGTTGCCAAGGACGTGATCGCCGACCTGCAAAAGGACGGCAAGGTCGAACGCGGCTGGCTCGGCGTGCAGATCCAGCCCGTCAGCAAGGACATTGCCGAGTCGCTTGGTCTTGCCGAAGCGAAGGGCGCGCTCGTCGTCTCGCCGCAGTCCGGTTCGCCGGGCGACAAGGCTGGCATCAAGCAGGGTGACATCATCACCGCCGTCAATGGCGACCCGGTCAAGGATGCCCGCGATCTGTCGCGCCGCATCGGCAGCATGACGCCAAACAGCAAGGTTGAAATCTCGCTCTGGCGCGGCGGCAAGTCGCAGTCGGTCACCGTGACGCTTGGCGATCTCGCAAGCGACGATGCCTCCAAGGCAACGCCGGGCCAGGAAAACGACAGTGGCAGCAAGCCTTCCAGCGCAAAGGTGCTGTCGAGCCTCGGCCTGACGGTTGCGCCCGCTGACGACGGCAACGGCCTTGCCATCACTGATGTCGATCCGGACAGCGACGCCGCTGCCCGTGGCCTGAAGACGGGTGAGAAGATCACCTCCGTCAACAACCAGCAGGTGGCTTCTGCCGCCGATATCGAGAAGGTTCTCGAGCAGGCGAAGAAGGACGGACGCTCCAAGGCGCTGTTCCAGATCCAGACGGACAGCGGCAGCCGCTTCATCGCACTGGATATCGACCAGGGTTGATAATCTGAGATGCGACGCCGGTTCTTCTTCGAGCCGGCGTCGCTCGGGACTGTGTCTCCCCTTGAGGGCGGGACAGAGTATGTGGAACGCGCGTGCCGCTTGTTTCTTCTCCGCTAGGGAGGAGGAGGTCGCGGCAGCGGGATCAAGGGCAAGGCCAGCGATAGACCGCGCCCTTGCCCCCTCATCCGACCCTTCGGGCCACCTTCCCCCCGCCGGGGAGAAGACAAGGACCCACAAAGCCGGTCCAGTCAGCACCGAGGAGGAAATCTCATGGAAAACAAGGTTCAGGAAATGTCCGTCGCATCTGTTTCCGGTTGTGCGGAAAAGGGCGAGGGCGCTATTGTCCCGCACATGAAGATTCTTGTTATTGAAGACGATCTCGAGGCTGCGGCCTATATGACCAAGGCGTTCCGGGAAGTCGGTATCGTTGCCGACCACGCGAGCGATGGTGAAAGCGGCCTGTTCATGGGCTGCGAGAATTCCTATGACGTGATGGTGATCGACCGCATGCTGCCGCGCCGCGACGGACTTTCCGTCATCAGCGAGCTGCGCCGGCGCGGCATCGAGACGCCGGTTCTCATTCTTTCGGCGCTTGGGCAGGTGGACGACCGCGTGACCGGCCTGCGTGCTGGCGGCGATGATTATCTGCCCAAACCCTATGCCTTTTCCGAACTTCTCGCCCGCATCGAAGTGCTGGGCCGCCGCAAGGGCAAACCCGAACAGGACATGGTCTACCGTGTCGGCGATCTCGAACTTGACCGGCTGTCCCATGATGTCCGGCGCGGCGGCAAGGAAATCCTGTTGCAGCCGCGTGAGTTCCGCCTGCTGGAATATCTCATGAAGAATGCCGGCCAGGTGGTGACCCGCACCATGCTTCTGGAAAACGTCTGGGATTATCATTTTGACCCGCAGACCAATGTCATCGACGTGCATGTGTCCCGCCTTCGTTCGAAGATCGAAAAGGACTTCGAAAAGCCGCTGCTGAAGACCATTCGCGGCGCGGGTTACATGATGAAGGACGAGGGCTGATTGGCGAAAATGGTCCGCCTCAGAATATTGTTCCGGTCAACAGCGGTGCGCCTTTCTGCGCTCTATATCCTGCTGTTTGCGCTCTGTGCAGCCTTCCTGGTCTTTTATGTCACCGCCCTTTCCGAACGGCTGCTGAACCAGCAGACGCGTGACGCGGTGCTGCAGGAAGTGTCGGATGTGCAGCGCATCTACAATCGCGGCGGCATCAACCCGCTGTTGCGGATGATGGAGCGCCGTGCCCGCCAGCCGGGGGCGAGCCTTTACATCATCGCCGGCCCCAATGGCGAAATCCTTGCAGGCAACGTCGCTTCCGTGCAGCCCGGCGTGTTTGACAAGGAGGGCTGGACGGGTTTCCCCTTCCGTTACGAACGTTATTCCGAAAGCGGCGACAGCGTGCAGCATATGGCGACCGCCAATGTCTTCATGCTGGACAACGGCCTGCGCATCCTGATCGGCCGCGATCTCGGCGAGCCCACCAAATTCCGGGCGCTGGTGCGCAATGCGCTGATGGTGGCGCTTGCCATCATGAGCGCCGGTGCGCTGCTCATCTGGTTCGGCATCGGCCGCAATGCCTTGAAACGCATCGACCGCATGTCGGCAGCGACCAAGAAGATCATGGCCGGCGATCTTTCGCAGCGCCTGCCGCAGGGCCGCTCCGGCGACGAGTTCGACCGGCTGTCCGGCTCGCTCAACGCCATGCTCGGCCGTATCGAAAAGCTGAACGAGGGCTTGCGGCAGGTGTCCGACAACATCGCCCACGACCTCAAGACACCGCTGACGCGGCTGCGCAACAAGGCAGCCGCCGCCTTGGATGACGACGACGAAACGAAACGGCGCGCGGCACTCGAAGGCATCATCGCCGAATCCGACCAGTTGATCCGCACCTTCAATGCATTGTTGATGATTTCCCGCGTCGAGGCCGGCTCCATCGCCGCCGAAATGACCGATGTGGACATGTCGGCAATCGCCGCCGACAGCGCCGAACTTTACGAACCGGTGGCCGAGGACGCGGGACTTACGCTTGAGGCCGAGATCGAACCCGGTCTTTCGGTGCAGGGCAACCGTGAGTTGATCGGCCAGGCGCTTTCAAACCTCATCGACAACGCCATGAAATATGCCTGCGAATGCGAGAGCGACAAAAAACTCATCGTGCGTCTGGTGAGCGAACCGGACGCCATCGTGCTGTCCGTCTCCGATAACGGCCCCGGCATCCCCGCCGACAAGCGCGGCGAGGTGCTGAAACGTTTCGTGCGGCTGGACGAAAGTCGCTCCAAACCCGGCACGGGGCTAGGCCTGTCGCTGGTGGAGGCCGTGATGGAATTGCACGGCGGATCGCTCGCGCTGTCGGACACCGACACTACAAATTCCGTCTGCCCGGGCCTGACCGTCTCGATGATCTTTCCCGTTTCGACCCAGTAAGCCGCGCTGTCCAACGCCGCCGACACCAGCACCGGCTGGTCACCGCTATTTGTGCGGAAATTCGTTCACCTCCGAGAAATAATCGTCTCTCGAGATTGAATTGAAAGATGATCGGAAGAATATCTTATAAGGTTCTACAGCTGCACTTTATGAGGGGATCGCATCGCGATCGGCAAAAGGACTTATGATCGATGGCAAACATGGCCCCCTTGGTCGGCGACCACCATGGACCGATCATTCTGTTCGATGCCGAATGTGTGCTGTGTTCGGTGAATGCGCAATTCGTACTGCGGCATGACAAGGCCGGATATTTCCGGCTGGCCTCCATGCAGGGAGCCGTCGGCACGGAAATCTACCGGCGGCACGGAATGGACCCCAAAAATCCGGTCAGCCTGCTCGTTGTCGATGGCGACAGGGTGCGACAGGATAGCGACGGCGTTCTTGCGATCTATGAGGCGCTTGGCATGCCCTGGCGGCTGCTTGGCATGTTGCGCATAATTCCCGCATTTCTGCGCGATCCCGTCTATCGTTTTGTCGCCCGCAATCGCTACCGTTGGTTCGGAAAACGTGCGCAATGCTGGGTGGCGCCGCCGGAATACAGGGACAGGATTCTCTGAACTTAGCGACGATCCTCCGCCCAGGGCAGGCGACAATTTCAGGCGGCGGGACAGACACGTGACGGCGTTGCGGAGATGGTTACGCATCCCCGCAACGCCACGTCGCCATCGGGTCAGAACGTATAAGCCACGCCCACCATCGCAAACGGCTGAATATCCTTTTTCGAAAGGGGGCTTTCCTTGGCATCGCCCAGCAGGAAGCCAACACCGCCGGCGCCGGTGATCGACCAGTTCTCGGTCATAAGGTAAGTGAGGGAGGCGCTGGCGTCGATGCGCTTGAAGCCTGCCTTGGCGTCATAGCGGCGCAGGCCGGAACGGGCGGATTGGGCCGAGGTGACGCCGAAATAGGATTTCATGTGCTTGTCGTCCGCCCAGGTGGCGGAGAGGTCCGCGCCAAGGATGAACTGGTCGACTTTGTGCGAAACGCTGGCGCCGACGGTTGCGGTCAACCCTTCGCTGCCGCTGATGGTCTTGTCCACTTTCGCATAGACCTCGAAGGGATCGATGCCATAAGCGATAACACCGCCGACCACGCCGCCCGCCTTGATGTCACCCATTCCGCGAAGATTTTTCTTGTCGTCCTTTTCCTTGCGCCCGGCTTCCCAGCCGCCCTTCACGCCCAGTCTGAAGCCGTTGCTGTTCAGCAGGTTGACGGTGACGCCACTGAAATCGATGCTCAGCGTATCTCCATACTCAACGGAAACCAGGGGAACCGCGCCTGCTTCCAGCTTGTCCGAGCCCTCATATTTGGGAGCGTAGGCAGCACCCACGCCAAGTGTGATTTTCCACTCACTGGAACTGCTGTAGCGGGCATTGTCGAAATTGCCCTGCGGTTCGGCGAACCTGTCCGATTTGCCGAGATCGGCAGCGAGGACGGGCGTGCAGACGGCATGCGCCAAGGGCAGCGCGGTCAGGCACAACGCCATTGCACGCAGGTTCTTTTGCCATTTCACTATAAAAATCTGTTTCATGATCATATCCGTTGCAGCATCAAGCGTTGCAAAACCTGGGAGTCGGGTTTCGTTGAGCAGGACGCTACGTGGGCATAATTGCGGAGACATTACGCGATATTGCCGGCCACGACTGAAATGGCGCTTCCGCAGGCCAGACCGCGGAAAAGATCGGCAAAAACGGTTTTCCTGATCGCAAAGCGCCACGCATTTGTTACAACGCGGAGTGTATGCGCCCGGAAGCTTCGACAATGCGTGGCGGCAGGACGATTTTGCGGGGAGCGATCCTTCCTGAGAATCAGGCACGGTCGAAGCGCAAGGATGGGTCGCTGGGGAGAGGGAGAGAGACAGTGACGAAACGGGAAACCGCTGAAAGGCGGCTGAGCGAGGTTCTGCCGGGAGTTATCCGCCCCTATACGCAGACGGAACTGAAATCCGTTCTCTCCACGCTGAAGGATATCGCCAAGGGCGAGCCAGCTGTGGCCGCGCTTCTTGCCGCCGAAAGCCCGCTGAAGGACTTCATCGCTGCGGCTTTCACGCTGTCGCCCTATCTGCGCGATATGGCCGCGGCGGACGAGGGACTGCTGACGCTCGCGATTTCGAAGCCGCTGGAGCCACTACTGGCCGATCTCGTCCGTGAAGCGCGCGATTGCTGGAAGCCGGGGCAAGAGGGCGGCGTGCCCGTCGAAAACGAGGTGATGTCGCGCTTGAGGATCGCCAAGCGTCGGCTTTCCTTCGTCGCAGCGCTTGCCGATCTTGCGCGCATCTTCACCGCCCGCGATACCACGCGCTGGCTGAGCGACATGGCGGATGC
This region of Agrobacterium tumefaciens genomic DNA includes:
- a CDS encoding Do family serine endopeptidase: MSHSQNGRSSLKTVLKATTVGGLAALMLSTGIAAPIVHSFAAPVEVTAPQVPSFANVVEAVSPAVVSVRVQSNVQPASDDSSNFSFNFGGRGLDQLPDDHPLKRFFKEFGGPNQDRPDRGPNRHRDGKGPLRPVAQGSGFFISEDGYVVTNNHVVDDGSAYTVVMNDGTELEAKLVGRDPRTDLALLKVDVNRKFTYVQFADDSKIRVGDWVVAVGNPFGLGGTVTSGIVSARGRDIGSGPYDDYLQIDAAVNRGNSGGPAFNLNGEVVGINTAIFSPSGGNVGIAFAIPSSVAKDVIADLQKDGKVERGWLGVQIQPVSKDIAESLGLAEAKGALVVSPQSGSPGDKAGIKQGDIITAVNGDPVKDARDLSRRIGSMTPNSKVEISLWRGGKSQSVTVTLGDLASDDASKATPGQENDSGSKPSSAKVLSSLGLTVAPADDGNGLAITDVDPDSDAAARGLKTGEKITSVNNQQVASAADIEKVLEQAKKDGRSKALFQIQTDSGSRFIALDIDQG
- a CDS encoding sensor histidine kinase, producing the protein MVRLRILFRSTAVRLSALYILLFALCAAFLVFYVTALSERLLNQQTRDAVLQEVSDVQRIYNRGGINPLLRMMERRARQPGASLYIIAGPNGEILAGNVASVQPGVFDKEGWTGFPFRYERYSESGDSVQHMATANVFMLDNGLRILIGRDLGEPTKFRALVRNALMVALAIMSAGALLIWFGIGRNALKRIDRMSAATKKIMAGDLSQRLPQGRSGDEFDRLSGSLNAMLGRIEKLNEGLRQVSDNIAHDLKTPLTRLRNKAAAALDDDDETKRRAALEGIIAESDQLIRTFNALLMISRVEAGSIAAEMTDVDMSAIAADSAELYEPVAEDAGLTLEAEIEPGLSVQGNRELIGQALSNLIDNAMKYACECESDKKLIVRLVSEPDAIVLSVSDNGPGIPADKRGEVLKRFVRLDESRSKPGTGLGLSLVEAVMELHGGSLALSDTDTTNSVCPGLTVSMIFPVSTQ
- a CDS encoding MipA/OmpV family protein is translated as MIMKQIFIVKWQKNLRAMALCLTALPLAHAVCTPVLAADLGKSDRFAEPQGNFDNARYSSSSEWKITLGVGAAYAPKYEGSDKLEAGAVPLVSVEYGDTLSIDFSGVTVNLLNSNGFRLGVKGGWEAGRKEKDDKKNLRGMGDIKAGGVVGGVIAYGIDPFEVYAKVDKTISGSEGLTATVGASVSHKVDQFILGADLSATWADDKHMKSYFGVTSAQSARSGLRRYDAKAGFKRIDASASLTYLMTENWSITGAGGVGFLLGDAKESPLSKKDIQPFAMVGVAYTF
- a CDS encoding thiol-disulfide oxidoreductase DCC family protein produces the protein MANMAPLVGDHHGPIILFDAECVLCSVNAQFVLRHDKAGYFRLASMQGAVGTEIYRRHGMDPKNPVSLLVVDGDRVRQDSDGVLAIYEALGMPWRLLGMLRIIPAFLRDPVYRFVARNRYRWFGKRAQCWVAPPEYRDRIL
- a CDS encoding response regulator transcription factor; translated protein: MENKVQEMSVASVSGCAEKGEGAIVPHMKILVIEDDLEAAAYMTKAFREVGIVADHASDGESGLFMGCENSYDVMVIDRMLPRRDGLSVISELRRRGIETPVLILSALGQVDDRVTGLRAGGDDYLPKPYAFSELLARIEVLGRRKGKPEQDMVYRVGDLELDRLSHDVRRGGKEILLQPREFRLLEYLMKNAGQVVTRTMLLENVWDYHFDPQTNVIDVHVSRLRSKIEKDFEKPLLKTIRGAGYMMKDEG